In Papaver somniferum cultivar HN1 chromosome 1, ASM357369v1, whole genome shotgun sequence, a genomic segment contains:
- the LOC113358481 gene encoding uncharacterized protein LOC113358481: MMSNFFGLTCWLLILMMIINEELVEGRMTLNAINKAIIKTIKVENNEIIDCYDIYGQPSLNHPLLHNHIIQEKPNSYPKEMKSNNFRTLQLTQTWHKYGSCPEGTIPIRRKGKNYNPIILHKHDHPKLSPYRTLNASDLLKSHEYAIIEVNGNFLGAHAKINIWKPVMETSTEISVSQIWVTAGDVEVKNTIEAGWIVNQHIYGDDQPRFFIYWTKDGYETTGCYDLLCDGFVQTSSDFCLGGSFTEVSTFNGIQKDVTFSIHKDQIGGQWWVQVQGNPIGYYPSSLFTKLSMTSTTIHFGGEISNHKSKGRHTSTQMGSGHFPSEGRLKTSSYFNWVQVVDENNVTKDPENVKTMVTNQDCYGLEIDNNHHDTNGYGFYYGGPGYNDKCP, translated from the exons ATGATGTCGAATTTTTTTGGCTTAACATGCTGGTTACTCATACTAATGATGATCATCAATGAAGAATTAGTTGAAGGAAGAATGACCCTAAATGCGATCAACAAAGCAATAATAAAAACTATTAAG gTGGAAAATAATGAGATCATCGATTGTTATGATATATACGGACAACCTAGTCTTAATCATCCTTTACTTCATAATCACATAATACAG GAGAAACCAAATTCGTACCCGAAAGAAATGAAATCAAATAATTTCAGGACACTTCAACTTACACAAACTTGGCATAAATATGGATCATGTCCGGAAGGAACTATCCCTATACGGAGAAAAGGAAAAAATTATAATCCAATAATTTTGCATAAACATGATCATCCAAAATTATCACCTTATAGAACTCTTAATGCATCAGACCTTCTAAAAAGCCATGAG TACGCGATAATCGAGGTGAATGGAAATTTTCTTGGAGCACATGCAAAAATAAATATTTGGAAACCGGTTATGGAAACATCAACTGAAATAAGTGTATCCCAAATTTGGGTTACAGCCGGTGATGTTGAAGTAAAAAATACTATTGAAGCCGGATGGATC GTGAACCAACACATATATGGCGACGACCAACCTAGATTTTTTATATATTGGACG AAGGACGGATACGAGACTACAGGTTGCTACGACCTCCTATGTGATGGTTTTGTGCAGACATCATCAGATTTCTGCCTTGGTGGCAGTTTCACCGAGGTATCTACTTTCAATGGTATCCAAAAAGATGTCACCTTCAGTATTCACAAG GACCAAATTGGTGGACAATGGTGGGTCCAAGTACAAGGTAATCCGATTGGATATTATCCTAGTTCTCTCTTCACAAAATTATCAATGACATCAACCACAATACATTTTGGTGGAGAAATATCGAATCATAAAAGTAAAGGACGACATACTTCGACACAAATGGGTAGCGGTCATTTCCCTTCAGAAGGTAGATTGAAAACATCGAGTTATTTTAATTGGGTTCAAGTAGTTGATGAAAACAACGTGACCAAAGATCCTGAAAATGTGAAGACAATGGTTACAAATCAAGACTGCTACGGCTTGGAAATAGACAACAACCACCATGATACCAATGGATACGGTTTTTACTATGGAGGCCCCGGTTATAATGATAAATGTCCATGA